The following coding sequences lie in one Musa acuminata AAA Group cultivar baxijiao chromosome BXJ1-8, Cavendish_Baxijiao_AAA, whole genome shotgun sequence genomic window:
- the LOC103996056 gene encoding uncharacterized protein LOC103996056 isoform X1: protein MENLTASEIAGFGVGALLLCATIAAPRVDAFISASQRRSLDMCKRCGNLRMIACSQCKGIGSVKKGGAFGFRVLEAIYESLEDRNTPKQLVPCINCQSKGRLPCPNCSKLPVKQFTKLHNILTV, encoded by the exons ATGGAGAATCTCACAGCGAGCGAGATTGCAGGATTCGGGGTGGGGGCGCTTCTGTTGTGCGCCACCATAGCTGCCCCAAGAGTTGATGCCTTCATCTCAGCCTCTCAGAGGAG GTCTTTGGATATGTGTAAGAGATGTGGCAATCTAAGGATGATAGCATGCTCGCAGTGCAAAGGAATAGGCTCAGTTAAGAAAGGAGGAGCTTTTGGCTTCAGAGTTCTGGAAGCGATTTACGAATCTCTGGAAGACAGAAATACACCAAAACAATTGGTACCATGCATCAACTGTCAATCTAAGGGGCGCTTGCCATGTCCTAACTGTTCCAAGCTTCC AGTTAAGCAATTCACGAAGCTTCACAATATCCTCACCGTGTGA
- the LOC103996056 gene encoding uncharacterized protein LOC103996056 isoform X2, translating to MENLTASEIAGFGVGALLLCATIAAPRVDAFISASQRRSLDMCKRCGNLRMIACSQCKGIGSVKKGGAFGFRVLEAIYESLEDRNTPKQLVPCINCQSKGRLPCPNCSKLP from the exons ATGGAGAATCTCACAGCGAGCGAGATTGCAGGATTCGGGGTGGGGGCGCTTCTGTTGTGCGCCACCATAGCTGCCCCAAGAGTTGATGCCTTCATCTCAGCCTCTCAGAGGAG GTCTTTGGATATGTGTAAGAGATGTGGCAATCTAAGGATGATAGCATGCTCGCAGTGCAAAGGAATAGGCTCAGTTAAGAAAGGAGGAGCTTTTGGCTTCAGAGTTCTGGAAGCGATTTACGAATCTCTGGAAGACAGAAATACACCAAAACAATTGGTACCATGCATCAACTGTCAATCTAAGGGGCGCTTGCCATGTCCTAACTGTTCCAAGCTTCC ATAA
- the LOC103996055 gene encoding UDP-arabinopyranose mutase 1, producing the protein MVSGSSLTSTSTPSISLLKDELDIVIPTIRNLDFLEMWRPFFQPYHLIIVQDGEPSKTIRVPDGFDYKLYNRNDINRILGPKAACISFKDSACRCFGYLISKKKYIFTIDDDCFVAKDPSGKEINALEQHIKNLLSPSTPFFFNTLYDPYREGADFVRGYPFSLREGVQTAVSHGLWLNIPDYDAPTQLVKPLERNKRYVDAVLTVPMGTLFPMCGMNLAFNRELIGPAMYFGLMGDGQPIGRYDDMWAGWCMKVICDHLGLGVKTGLPYIWHSKASNPFVNLKKEYKGIYWQEELIPFFQTAVLPKECTTVQTCYLELSKLVKAKLGKVDDYFNKLADAMVTWIEAWDELNPSENPGSTAAVKPNGAAKGK; encoded by the exons ATGGTGAGCGGGTCTTCCTTGACGTCGACGTCGACGCCGAGCATTTCCCTGCTCAAGGACGAGCTCGACATCGTGATCCCGACGATCCGCAACCTGGACTTCCTGGAGATGTGGCGCCCCTTCTTCCAGCCATACCACCTCATCATCGTCCAGGACGGCGAGCCCAGCAAGACGATCAGGGTCCCCGACGGCTTCGACTATAAGCTCTACAACCGCAACGACATCAACCGCATCCTCGGCCCCAAGGCCGCCTGCATCTCCTTCAAGGACTCCGCCTGCCGCTGCTTCGGTTACTTGATCTCCAAAAAGAAGTACATCTTCACCATCGACGACGACTGCTTC GTTGCGAAAGATCCATCCGGCAAGGAGATTAATGCACTTGAGCAACACATAAAGAATCTCCTTTCCCCATCAACCCCATTCTTCTTTAATACTCTATATGACCCTTACCGTGAAGGTGCAGATTTTGTTCGCGGCTATCCTTTCAGCCTTCGTGAAGGAGTACAAACTGCTGTTTCTCATGGTCTCTGGCTTAACATTCCTGACTATGATGCCCCGACACAACTTGTTAAACCTCTTGAGAGAAATAAAAG GTACGTTGATGCGGTTCTCACGGTGCCAATGGGAACATTATTTCCCATGTGCGGGATGAATCTAGCATTCAATCGTGAGCTTATTGGCCCTGCAATGTATTTTGGACTCATGGGTGATGGTCAGCCTATTGGACGTTATGATGATATGTGGGCAGGATGGTGTATGAAG GTGATCTGCGACCACCTAGGCTTGGGCGTGAAGACAGGCTTGCCCTACATTTGGCACAGCAAGGCGAGCAATCCTTTTGTGAACCTTAAAAAGGAATACAAGGGGATCTACTGGCAAGAAGAGCTGATCCCCTTCTTCCAAACTGCTGTCCTTCCCAAGGAGTGCACCACAGTACAGACGTGTTATCTTGAGCTCTCTAAGCTGGTCAAGGCAAAGCTTGGAAAGGTGGATGACTACTTCAATAAGCTCGCCGATGCCATGGTCACATGGATTGAGGCTTGGGATGAGCTCAACCCATCTGAGAATCCTGGCAGTACAGCCGCTGTTAAACCCAATGGCGCTGCTAAGGGTAAATAG
- the LOC103996475 gene encoding cytochrome P450 85A-like, with amino-acid sequence MVVGVGAVLGILLGLVFVCGGLLRWNELRYRKKGLPPGTMGWPVIGETSEFLKQGPTFLKNQRARFGNLFRTHILGCPTVICMDAEVNRYIIVNEGKGLVPGYPQSMVDMMGKWNIAAVHGPQHKAMRSAMLGLISPTAIRDQLLPKIDEFMRSFIRSWSDQVIDIQEESKELWLHSALKLIASVETGPLARDLKSEINKLVLGTLALPLNFPGTNYRRGMQARRSVVSMLEKLMEERRATPSSQLDMLDSLLRPDDPAKPKLSDEQIIDLILTLIYSGFETVSTTTMMSVKYLHDNPKVLEELRNEHFAISKKKSANDPLDWNDYKSMTLTRAVIFETLRLSTVVNGVLRKTTQDMEIGGFVVPKGWRIYVYVREHNYDPFLYPEPFKFNPWRWMDQSLESNQCFMQFGGGGRLCPGKELGIVEIAIFLHHFVTKYRWEEVGRQKLLKFPRVEAPNGLHIRVSNLLN; translated from the exons ATGGTGGTGGGCGTCGGAGCTGTTCTGGGGATCCTCCTCGGCCTCGTGTTTGTTTGCGGTGGCTTACTGAGGTGGAATGAGCTGCGGTACAGGAAGAAGGGGCTGCCTCCGGGGACGATGGGGTGGCCGGTCATCGGCGAGACCTCTGAGTTCCTCAAACAAGGCCCGACCTTCTTGAAGAACCAGAGAGCCCG GTTTGGGAATCTGTTCAGGACACACATACTGGGGTGCCCTACAGTGATATGCATGGATGCAGAGGTGAATAGGTACATCATCGTGAATGAGGGGAAGGGCCTTGTTCCTGGTTATCCTCAGTCAATGGTGGATATGATGGGGAAATGGAATATTGCTGCGGTACATGGTCCCCAACACAAGGCCATGAGAAGTGCTATGCTTGGTCTTATTAGTCCCACTGCCATCCGGGACCAACTCCTCCCCAAGATTGATGAGTTCATGAGATCCTTCATCCGCAGCTGGAGTGACCAAGTCATAGACATCCAAGAGGAATCCAAGGAG CTGTGGCTGCACTCGGCCTTGAAGCTGATTGCCAGCGTCGAAACCGGTCCGCTGGCCAGGGATCTCAAGTCGGAGATCAACAAACTTGTTCTGGGAACACTTGCCTTGCCTTTGAACTTTCCTGGCACGAATTATCGCCGTGGGATGCAG GCAAGGAGAAGCGTCGTGAGCATGCTGGAAAAACTCATGGAGGAGAGACGAGCCACTCCAAGCTCCCAACTTGACATGCTTGATTCCCTGCTGCGACCTGACGATCCCGCGAAACCGAAGCTGAGTGATGAGCAGATCATTGATCTGATCCTCACCCTCATCTACTCCGGGTTCGAAACTGTCTCCACCACCACGATGATGAGCGTCAAGTATCTCCATGATAACCCAAAAGTTCTCGAGGAATTGAGG AATGAACATTTTGCAATCAGTAAAAAGAAGTCCGCAAATGATCCACTGGACTGGAATGACTACAAATCCATGACTTTGACTCGCGCG GTCATCTTTGAGACTCTGAGGCTGTCCACGGTTGTCAATGGGGTGCTGAGGAAGACAACCCAAGACATGGAAATAGGAG GATTTGTTGTTCCAAAGGGGTGGAGAATCTATGTCTACGTCAGAGAGCACAACTACGATCCCTTCCTTTATCCAGAACCATTCAAATTCAACCCTTGGAGATGGATG GATCAAAGCTTGGAGTCGAACCAGTGCTTCATGCAGTTTGGAGGAGGTGGCAGGCTATGCCCAGGCAAAGAATTAGGAATAGTAGAGATAGCAATATTTCTCCACCACTTCGTCACCAAGTACAG ATGGGAAGAAGTTGGAAGGCAGAAGCTATTGAAGTTTCCGAGAGTTGAAGCACCCAATGGGCTTCACATACGCGTATCCAATCTGCTGAATTGA
- the LOC103996054 gene encoding GDP-mannose transporter GONST3, with protein MSDGTGTTKDDSPSSGNDLSATTANGLTWKDTLISLRQQASVYGVAAGYCISASLLSIINKWAVMKFPYPGALTALQYFTSAFGVLLCGWLKLVDHDRLELVTMWRFLPAAIIFYLSLFTNSELLLHANVDTFIVFRSAVPIFVAVGETVFLNQPWPSPKTWISLATIFGGSVLYVLTDYQFTVTAYAWAVAYLVSMSIDFVYIKHVVMTIGLNTWGLVLYNNLEALMLFPLELLIMGELKKMKHDISDESNWYSFSVVLPVALSCLFGLAISFFGFSCRRAISATGFTVLGIVNKLLTVVINLVVWDKHSTLIGTIGLLICMFGGVMYQQSTTKPKKAETETKAQSRDEEQQHLLEMQASAVSDSTTQHVVSVDPK; from the coding sequence ATGTCTGATGGTACTGGGACTACAAAAGACGATTCTCCTAGCAGCGGGAATGATCTGTCTGCAACAACTGCAAATGGTTTGACCTGGAAGGACACTCTAATAAGCCTCCGGCAGCAAGCATCAGTATATGGTGTAGCTGCTGGTTATTGCATATCTGCATCACTACTGTCCATAATCAACAAGTGGGCAGTCATGAAGTTTCCATACCCTGGTGCATTAACAGCACTACAATACTTTACTAGTGCATTCGGTGTTCTTCTTTGTGGGTGGTTAAAACTTGTGGATCATGACCGTCTGGAACTCGTTACCATGTGGAGGTTCTTGCCAGCTGCAATCATCTTTTACCTGTCCCTTTTTACAAATAGCGAGCTCCTCCTACATGCCAATGTGGACACTTTTATCGTGTTCCGTTCTGCTGTCCCCATTTTTGTAGCTGTTGGAGAGACTGTGTTCCTTAACCAGCCATGGCCTTCCCCAAAGACATGGATTTCTCTAGCAACTATCTTCGGAGGCAGTGTTCTCTATGTTCTCACAGACTACCAGTTCACAGTTACTGCCTACGCTTGGGCTGTGGCTTATCTTGTGAGCATGTCCATCGACTTTGTGTACATCAAGCATGTCGTCATGACCATAGGGCTCAACACATGGGGCCTGGTGCTATACAACAATTTGGAGGCATTGATGCTGTTTCCCTTGGAGCTACTGATAATGGGAGAACTGAAGAAGATGAAGCACGATATATCTGACGAATCCAACTGGTACTCTTTCAGTGTGGTTTTGCCTGTGGCTCTGTCATGCTTGTTTGGCTTGGCAATCTCCTTCTTTGGCTTTTCTTGCAGAAGGGCGATCTCTGCGACAGGTTTCACTGTGCTTGGCATCGTGAACAAGCTCCTAACTGTTGTGATTAATTTGGTCGTATGGGATAAGCATTCTACCTTGATTGGTACGATAGGTCTGCTAATATGCATGTTTGGAGGTGTCATGTACCAGCAGTCTACTACCAAGCCCAAGAAAGCAGAAACTGAAACCAAGGCTCAAAGCAGAGATGAGGAGCagcagcatttgctggagatgcaAGCTAGTGCAGTATCTGACTCAACTACACAGCATGTTGTCTCAGTAGATCCGAAATAA